From the genome of Lentilactobacillus buchneri, one region includes:
- the guaA gene encoding glutamine-hydrolyzing GMP synthase produces the protein MANVDLSSFDKILVLDFGSQYNQLITRRIRDLGVYSELKSHALSAKQIKDMNPKGIIFSGGPNSVYEDGALKVDPDIFKLGIPILGICYGMQIMAYTLNGEVEKASNSEYGHADIQITSDDAVLFKGTPREQPVWMSHGDLVNEVPEGFETVATSRDCPISAMQDVERNLYGIQFHAEVRNTKYGNDILKNFAFNVCHAEANWSMDDFIDLQIQHIREEVGDKKVLLGLSGGVDSSVVGVLLHKAIGKQLTSIFVDHGLLRKNEADQVMDSLVGKFGLNIIKVDAQDRFLSKLKGVTDPEKKRKIIGNEFIQVFNDEASKLHGIDFLAQGTLYTDVVESGTDTAQTIKSHHNVGGLPEDMKFKLIEPLNTLFKDEARAIGEKLGMPETLVWRQPFPGPGLGIRVLGEVTPEKLKIVRDSDWVLRDEIAKAGLDRDIWQYFTVLPGFKSVGVMGDGRTYDYTVAIRAVNSVDGMTADFARIPWDVLQNVSTRIVNEVDGINRVVYDITSKPPATIEWE, from the coding sequence TTGGCAAACGTTGACTTATCAAGCTTCGATAAGATTTTAGTGCTGGATTTCGGTAGTCAGTATAACCAACTGATTACAAGACGGATCCGTGACTTAGGCGTATATTCTGAGCTTAAGTCCCACGCATTGTCCGCAAAACAGATCAAAGACATGAACCCCAAGGGAATTATTTTCTCCGGGGGTCCAAATAGTGTGTACGAAGATGGCGCTTTGAAGGTTGATCCAGACATCTTCAAGCTGGGAATTCCAATCTTGGGAATTTGTTATGGCATGCAGATTATGGCATATACCCTTAATGGTGAAGTCGAGAAGGCTTCCAATTCCGAGTACGGTCATGCTGATATTCAGATTACTTCTGATGATGCAGTTCTCTTCAAGGGAACCCCACGTGAGCAGCCAGTCTGGATGAGTCACGGGGACTTGGTTAATGAAGTTCCTGAAGGCTTTGAGACAGTTGCCACCAGTCGTGACTGCCCAATTTCTGCTATGCAGGATGTTGAGCGTAATTTGTATGGGATTCAGTTCCATGCTGAAGTTAGAAATACCAAGTATGGTAACGACATCTTGAAGAACTTTGCTTTCAACGTCTGCCATGCAGAGGCCAACTGGTCAATGGATGACTTCATTGATCTGCAGATTCAACATATCAGAGAAGAAGTTGGCGACAAGAAAGTGCTGCTGGGTCTCTCTGGTGGAGTTGATTCAAGTGTTGTTGGTGTTCTCTTGCACAAAGCAATTGGTAAGCAACTGACAAGTATTTTTGTTGACCACGGCTTGTTGCGCAAGAACGAAGCTGACCAGGTCATGGATAGTTTGGTCGGCAAATTCGGCTTGAACATTATCAAAGTGGACGCTCAGGACCGCTTCCTTTCCAAGTTGAAGGGTGTCACAGATCCTGAAAAGAAACGCAAGATTATTGGTAATGAGTTCATCCAAGTGTTTAACGATGAGGCCAGCAAGCTTCACGGCATTGATTTCTTGGCCCAAGGCACGTTGTACACTGACGTGGTTGAGAGTGGAACTGATACTGCTCAGACAATCAAGTCTCACCATAACGTTGGCGGCCTGCCAGAAGACATGAAGTTTAAGTTGATCGAACCTTTGAACACGTTGTTCAAGGATGAAGCCCGGGCAATTGGTGAAAAATTGGGAATGCCAGAAACGCTTGTTTGGCGCCAGCCGTTCCCAGGACCAGGTCTCGGCATTCGAGTGCTTGGTGAAGTGACTCCAGAAAAGCTGAAGATCGTTCGTGATAGCGATTGGGTCCTGCGGGATGAGATTGCTAAAGCTGGTTTAGACCGCGATATCTGGCAATACTTCACCGTTTTACCAGGCTTTAAGAGTGTTGGTGTCATGGGTGATGGTCGAACTTACGATTACACCGTTGCCATCCGAGCAGTGAACTCTGTTGACGGAATGACCGCTGACTTTGCACGGATTCCATGGGATGTTCTGCAAAATGTCTCCACTCGGATCGTAAACGAAGTTGATGGCATTAACCGCGTAGTGTATGACATTACGAGCAAGCCACCGGCAACGATTGAATGGGAATAA
- the coaA gene encoding type I pantothenate kinase, with protein MDDLINYYSFTKDEWKHFNNDNEVDLPLTSNELRHIKAFNDQISLQDVADIYKPLVHMIRLQKNNFDQWQTTKARFLRKKVRTVPFIIGISGSVAVGKSTTARVLEELLSNYFTGETIKLITTDGFLYSNAELKQRGIYDKKGFPESYDMRKLIAFLNEVKSGVPVTKSPVYSHQSYDIIPNRFELVDRPDVLIIEGINTLQLPSNEQIYISDFTDFSIYMDADVHLIEKWYLERFSRLMDTAFQDPDNYYYDYAQGDREEAFDMARRVWDTIDLPNLRANILPTRSRADMIMHKTDNHLIDRLYLRKY; from the coding sequence ATGGATGATTTAATAAACTATTATTCATTCACCAAAGATGAGTGGAAACATTTTAATAATGACAATGAAGTCGATTTGCCGTTGACGTCTAACGAACTGCGGCACATTAAGGCCTTCAACGACCAAATCTCGTTGCAGGACGTTGCTGACATTTACAAACCGTTGGTGCACATGATTCGCCTGCAGAAAAACAACTTTGATCAATGGCAGACCACCAAGGCCCGGTTCCTGCGCAAAAAGGTGCGAACCGTGCCGTTTATTATTGGAATCTCCGGAAGTGTCGCGGTTGGAAAATCAACCACGGCCCGGGTGCTTGAGGAACTGCTTTCCAATTACTTCACCGGCGAGACGATTAAGTTGATTACGACCGATGGGTTTCTCTATTCGAATGCCGAGCTGAAACAACGCGGGATTTATGACAAGAAGGGGTTTCCTGAGAGCTATGATATGCGCAAGTTAATCGCATTTTTGAACGAGGTCAAGTCGGGAGTTCCGGTCACCAAATCACCGGTGTATTCCCATCAAAGTTATGACATCATTCCCAACCGCTTTGAGTTGGTCGATCGCCCGGACGTGCTGATCATTGAAGGAATCAATACGTTGCAGTTACCCAGCAACGAGCAGATTTATATCAGCGACTTCACCGACTTTTCGATTTATATGGATGCTGACGTCCATTTGATTGAGAAGTGGTACTTGGAACGATTCAGCCGCTTGATGGACACGGCCTTCCAAGATCCCGACAACTATTACTATGATTACGCGCAAGGGGATCGTGAGGAGGCCTTTGATATGGCCCGCAGAGTGTGGGACACCATCGACCTGCCCAACCTCCGAGCAAATATCCTGCCAACTCGCTCGCGAGCTGATATGATAATGCACAAGACGGACAATCATTTGATCGATCGGTTGTACCTGAGAAAATATTAA
- the helD gene encoding RNA polymerase recycling motor HelD produces MADNIKTQEQHHLDHVIDEIHISQKDLEQKIKATKRDVKDINRNFNNDVRLKTETYSGMMETAMSIRQQQQMLSERENRQEHAARELGTLNKLEQNPYFARIDFREGDEKRDETIYIGMASFTDRPDHYLIYDWRAPISSIYYNGGIGDVSYMTPDGEQTVDVKLKRQFQIENSKIKTVFDTEEVVGDQMLLDALSNRSDTKMKSIVTTIQKEQNQIIRDTDSDLLFVQGSAGSGKTAAVLQRVAFLLYQYRGNLHSGQIILFSPNQLFNDYINQVLPELGEQNMVQMTFYQYSSHRLPSVQVETLSERFTEQLDKTAQKLTDVKGSLDYFRAVSAYANHLNKEDMRFRNLMFNGDILIPKEKIAEIYYGFNENYNLRNRLESTKEELMKILNRKIHVEMRKKWVEDAVQNLSKEEIQQFHAEGEEEILNADKEFKFLARRIVIKSFRKVQRQISRNHWLSINNQFVHMLKEMPKILNLADFGISNELWAEEIKATVGRLKKGRLSLADASSYIYLYDLMTGKRGDKDIRYLFIDEVQDYSAFQLAFLKFSFPRARFTLLGDLNQAIFTHENSRKLLGELGSMFPEDKTRVVQLTKSYRSTEQITNFTKHLLTNGENIIPFNRQGDLPHIYVKDGVDAAVEQVKQQSELNLADHETTAIIGKTLKECQELSGKLAELGVKSTLIRTENQRLVKGIIVVPSYLAKGLEFDSVIMWDASKACYPDESDRQLVYTICTRAMHRLTVVAVKSLSPIFETVPQDEYELN; encoded by the coding sequence ATGGCAGATAATATCAAAACACAAGAACAACACCATTTGGACCACGTCATTGATGAAATCCACATTTCCCAAAAGGACCTTGAGCAAAAGATTAAGGCGACCAAGCGGGATGTTAAAGATATCAATCGCAATTTCAACAATGATGTTCGGCTCAAAACTGAAACGTACAGCGGGATGATGGAAACTGCCATGTCCATTCGGCAGCAACAGCAAATGCTTTCTGAACGTGAAAATCGCCAGGAACATGCCGCCCGAGAACTTGGGACGCTCAACAAGCTTGAGCAGAACCCCTATTTCGCACGGATTGACTTTCGTGAAGGGGACGAAAAACGAGACGAGACCATCTATATTGGCATGGCATCGTTTACCGACCGGCCCGACCACTACCTGATCTATGACTGGCGGGCACCGATCTCCAGTATCTATTACAACGGTGGGATCGGCGATGTCAGTTACATGACCCCCGACGGTGAACAGACCGTTGATGTCAAATTAAAGCGCCAATTCCAAATTGAAAATTCAAAGATCAAAACAGTTTTCGATACCGAAGAAGTCGTGGGTGACCAGATGCTCCTGGATGCCTTGAGCAACCGTTCGGACACCAAGATGAAGAGCATCGTGACCACCATTCAAAAAGAACAGAACCAGATTATTCGGGATACCGATTCTGATTTACTGTTTGTCCAAGGCTCAGCGGGTTCCGGAAAGACGGCCGCTGTGTTGCAGCGAGTTGCTTTTCTTCTCTACCAATACCGCGGCAACCTCCATTCCGGCCAAATTATTTTATTTTCACCGAACCAACTGTTTAATGATTATATTAACCAGGTGCTCCCTGAACTGGGCGAGCAGAATATGGTTCAGATGACGTTCTATCAATATAGTTCACATCGTTTGCCGAGTGTCCAAGTTGAAACCTTGTCTGAGCGCTTTACTGAGCAGCTGGACAAGACTGCCCAGAAGCTGACCGACGTCAAAGGCAGCTTGGATTATTTCCGAGCAGTCAGTGCTTACGCTAACCATTTGAATAAGGAAGACATGCGCTTTAGAAACCTGATGTTTAACGGTGACATTCTGATTCCAAAAGAAAAGATCGCTGAAATCTATTATGGTTTCAATGAGAACTACAATCTCCGCAACCGACTGGAGTCAACCAAGGAAGAATTGATGAAGATTCTTAACCGCAAGATTCACGTCGAAATGCGGAAAAAGTGGGTTGAAGATGCCGTTCAAAACCTATCTAAAGAAGAAATTCAACAGTTCCATGCCGAAGGTGAAGAAGAAATTCTCAATGCCGATAAGGAATTCAAGTTCCTGGCCCGACGGATTGTTATCAAGTCATTTAGAAAAGTCCAGCGGCAAATTTCTCGCAACCACTGGTTGAGTATCAATAACCAGTTTGTTCATATGCTTAAAGAGATGCCAAAGATCCTCAATCTGGCTGATTTTGGCATTTCTAACGAGTTGTGGGCCGAAGAGATCAAAGCCACCGTCGGCCGTTTGAAGAAGGGCAGATTGTCATTAGCTGATGCGTCATCGTACATTTACTTGTACGACTTGATGACTGGTAAACGTGGCGATAAAGATATTCGTTATCTCTTTATTGATGAGGTGCAGGATTATTCAGCCTTTCAATTGGCCTTCTTAAAATTCAGTTTCCCAAGGGCGCGATTCACGCTGCTGGGTGATTTGAACCAGGCGATTTTCACCCATGAAAACAGCCGTAAATTGTTGGGCGAACTTGGCAGCATGTTCCCTGAGGATAAGACCCGCGTGGTTCAATTGACCAAGTCGTACCGATCAACAGAACAGATTACCAACTTTACCAAGCACCTGTTGACCAATGGTGAGAATATTATTCCATTCAACCGTCAAGGCGACCTGCCGCACATTTACGTCAAGGACGGGGTTGATGCTGCAGTTGAGCAGGTTAAACAGCAGTCCGAGTTGAACTTGGCCGACCATGAAACGACGGCCATCATTGGCAAGACACTGAAAGAATGTCAAGAGCTGAGTGGCAAACTCGCTGAACTGGGTGTCAAGTCAACATTGATTCGAACTGAAAATCAGCGTTTGGTGAAGGGCATCATTGTCGTGCCTTCATACCTTGCCAAAGGGTTGGAATTCGACAGTGTGATTATGTGGGATGCTTCGAAGGCCTGCTACCCGGACGAAAGCGATCGCCAACTGGTCTATACGATTTGTACCCGGGCAATGCACCGATTGACGGTTGTGGCAGTCAAATCGTTGTCACCAATTTTTGAGACGGTGCCCCAAGATGAATATGAGTTGAATTAA
- a CDS encoding histidine phosphatase family protein has translation MTISLYFVRHGQTYLNKYHRIQGVIDSPLTDKGIADAVAAGKRLSQIKFDAAYSSDTSRAIKTGQLILKENPAAIKDPVPTGAFRELNFGYYEGEDDVKTWHTIGGPIGINSFHGLIAEFGIEKAEDMIAAADPYKDAESGGTFWKRLKLAIDQVVADAQDGDKILLATHGTLIRNVVAKFSDIPVDVSTKNGSVTKVNWDGKSYSVEYFNNVSEDL, from the coding sequence ATGACGATCTCACTATATTTTGTTAGACATGGTCAAACATACTTAAACAAATACCACCGTATCCAAGGAGTGATCGACTCACCCTTAACCGACAAGGGAATTGCCGACGCAGTGGCAGCTGGCAAGCGGCTTTCACAAATCAAATTCGATGCGGCGTACAGCAGTGATACTTCCCGGGCAATCAAGACCGGCCAATTGATCTTGAAAGAAAACCCGGCAGCAATCAAGGATCCAGTGCCAACCGGTGCCTTTCGTGAACTGAACTTTGGCTACTACGAAGGTGAAGATGACGTCAAAACCTGGCATACAATTGGCGGCCCCATCGGGATCAACTCGTTTCATGGCTTAATTGCCGAATTTGGTATTGAAAAGGCCGAGGACATGATTGCGGCGGCTGATCCATACAAAGATGCCGAAAGCGGCGGAACGTTCTGGAAACGGCTTAAACTTGCCATTGATCAGGTAGTGGCCGATGCCCAAGACGGTGACAAGATTTTGTTGGCCACCCATGGCACCCTCATCCGAAATGTGGTTGCCAAATTCAGTGACATTCCAGTCGATGTGTCAACCAAAAACGGTAGTGTCACTAAGGTCAACTGGGACGGCAAGAGCTATTCGGTTGAGTACTTTAATAATGTGAGTGAAGATTTATAG
- a CDS encoding MazG nucleotide pyrophosphohydrolase domain-containing protein, whose protein sequence is MTLKQHQDWLVDFYKRRDWYKYSSFIRLNFLTEEVGELSRAIRAIEIGRDHPGEHETREKRNENLHEELADVMDQVLILCDKYQVDPDSLMAFSEAKLKKRFNEQ, encoded by the coding sequence ATGACGTTAAAGCAGCATCAAGATTGGCTGGTCGATTTTTACAAGCGACGAGATTGGTACAAATACTCCTCGTTCATTCGCCTGAACTTTTTAACTGAAGAAGTCGGTGAATTGTCCCGGGCGATCCGAGCAATTGAAATCGGCCGCGATCATCCAGGTGAACATGAGACCAGGGAGAAACGCAATGAAAATCTGCATGAAGAATTGGCCGATGTGATGGATCAAGTCTTGATTCTTTGCGACAAATATCAAGTTGACCCGGATAGTTTGATGGCGTTTAGCGAGGCCAAATTGAAGAAGCGGTTCAACGAACAATAG
- a CDS encoding MerR family transcriptional regulator yields MKINEVSKKFSVAADTLRYWERVGAIPAVSRDQAGYRNYDQEDLNWVSFAMCMRDAGVSVEYLIDYISLFKQGKQTVQARKDLLNEQLASVSERLAKMQASYDKLKYKVDHYEHIDKDYQGKIASTH; encoded by the coding sequence ATGAAAATTAACGAAGTTTCTAAAAAATTTAGTGTTGCCGCCGACACGCTCCGATACTGGGAGCGGGTTGGTGCGATTCCCGCTGTTTCCAGGGATCAAGCCGGTTATCGAAACTATGATCAAGAAGATCTGAACTGGGTCTCTTTTGCGATGTGTATGCGAGACGCCGGTGTCAGTGTTGAATATTTGATTGACTATATTTCTCTGTTTAAGCAGGGCAAGCAGACTGTTCAGGCACGCAAAGATCTCTTGAACGAACAGCTGGCATCCGTCAGTGAACGCCTGGCTAAAATGCAGGCATCCTACGATAAGCTGAAATACAAAGTTGATCATTACGAACATATTGATAAGGATTATCAAGGTAAAATAGCCAGCACGCATTAA
- a CDS encoding sugar O-acetyltransferase has translation MTELEKLDAGEPYYFLDDEIAARKARAAKLCREFNSIPATESDKQTAKIKQIFGKTGERVSVQATFNCDNGKNISVGEDFLSNYNLTILDIAPVTMGHNVMIGPNVGIYTVNHPVDALQRRKYMAQGFPVKIGNDVWIGGKASIMPGVTIGSNVVIAGGAVVTKDVPDNAMVGGVPAKLIKKLPPINED, from the coding sequence GTGACTGAATTAGAAAAATTAGATGCTGGTGAACCTTATTATTTCCTAGATGATGAGATTGCTGCCAGAAAGGCCAGGGCGGCCAAGTTATGCCGGGAATTTAATTCAATTCCGGCAACTGAATCCGATAAACAAACAGCTAAAATTAAGCAGATTTTTGGGAAAACCGGTGAGCGGGTGTCCGTTCAGGCAACCTTTAATTGTGATAACGGCAAAAATATCTCGGTCGGAGAAGATTTTTTGAGTAACTATAATCTCACCATCTTGGATATCGCACCAGTCACAATGGGGCATAATGTCATGATCGGCCCCAACGTCGGTATTTATACGGTCAATCACCCGGTTGATGCCCTTCAGCGACGAAAGTATATGGCTCAGGGGTTCCCGGTCAAGATTGGCAACGATGTTTGGATTGGTGGTAAGGCATCGATTATGCCCGGCGTCACCATTGGCAGCAACGTTGTGATTGCCGGCGGCGCAGTGGTCACCAAAGATGTTCCAGACAACGCAATGGTTGGCGGCGTTCCGGCAAAATTGATTAAAAAGCTGCCGCCGATTAACGAGGATTAA
- a CDS encoding MerR family transcriptional regulator, with protein MYSIGDVAKIMGISTSAIRFYDRKGLLPFVERDDAGRRKFKPNDLNFLEVIDCLKQSGVPIKDIGHFISLCMQGDGTSKQRYDYLDQEEAALQSSIDRMKSQLAFLRYKKWCYKTSVEAGTESIHFAPGSNVVDPKTKSQYQEALQHCTDLRDLIDLKQSKADN; from the coding sequence ATGTATTCTATTGGAGATGTGGCAAAAATCATGGGAATCAGCACGTCGGCAATTCGCTTTTACGACCGCAAGGGGCTGTTGCCCTTCGTAGAGAGGGATGACGCCGGCAGACGAAAATTCAAACCAAATGATTTGAATTTCCTGGAAGTCATCGACTGTTTAAAACAAAGTGGCGTTCCGATCAAAGATATCGGCCATTTCATCAGTCTGTGCATGCAGGGGGACGGCACCTCGAAGCAACGCTATGACTATTTGGATCAAGAAGAAGCTGCCCTGCAGTCAAGCATCGATCGGATGAAGTCGCAGCTCGCTTTCCTGCGCTATAAAAAATGGTGCTACAAAACATCCGTGGAAGCCGGTACCGAATCAATTCACTTCGCCCCGGGTTCCAACGTTGTTGATCCAAAGACCAAAAGTCAATATCAAGAAGCATTGCAGCACTGTACCGACTTACGTGACTTGATTGATCTTAAGCAATCTAAAGCTGATAACTAA
- a CDS encoding ABC transporter ATP-binding protein: MIDYSEENKILQVEHLKQYFNIGKPNEVRAVDDITFDVYRGETFGLVGESGSGKTTTGRAIIHLYEPTSGKIVFDGQDVSKLNSKKQKQTFRRDMQMIFQDPYASLNPRMKVKDIVAEGIDINHLAKDDADRSKQVEDLLETVGLNKDHSSRYPHEFSGGQRQRIGIARALAVQPQFIIADEPISALDVSIQAQVVNLLKKLQRERNLTYLFIAHDLSMVKYISDRIGVMHYGRMLEIASSDEIYAHPLHDYTASLLSAVPVPDPEYERARVQIPYDASQEFDGKERSLVEIVPHHWVRASEDEIPMYQKRAQEDSRLKQ; encoded by the coding sequence GTGATTGATTATTCAGAAGAAAACAAAATATTACAGGTTGAACACCTAAAACAATACTTCAACATTGGTAAGCCAAATGAAGTTCGTGCCGTTGATGACATTACTTTTGATGTCTATCGCGGAGAAACCTTTGGTCTGGTTGGTGAGTCCGGTTCTGGTAAAACGACAACCGGGCGGGCAATCATCCATTTATATGAACCGACATCCGGGAAGATTGTCTTTGACGGCCAGGACGTTTCCAAGCTCAATTCCAAGAAGCAAAAGCAAACATTCCGTCGGGACATGCAGATGATCTTTCAAGATCCCTATGCCTCACTTAACCCCCGGATGAAAGTTAAGGATATTGTCGCTGAAGGAATTGATATTAATCATTTAGCCAAAGATGATGCTGACCGTTCCAAGCAGGTTGAAGATTTGCTGGAGACCGTCGGTTTGAACAAAGACCACTCCAGCCGTTATCCTCATGAATTTTCAGGTGGTCAGCGACAACGAATCGGGATTGCCAGAGCCCTCGCCGTTCAACCGCAATTTATCATTGCCGACGAACCGATTTCTGCTTTGGATGTTTCCATTCAGGCTCAAGTGGTTAATTTGCTGAAGAAATTGCAGCGTGAACGGAACCTGACTTACCTGTTTATCGCCCATGACCTTTCAATGGTTAAGTACATTTCCGATCGAATTGGTGTCATGCACTATGGCAGAATGCTGGAAATTGCCAGTTCTGATGAGATTTATGCGCATCCACTACATGACTATACAGCCAGCCTCTTGTCCGCTGTGCCGGTACCCGATCCAGAGTATGAACGGGCCCGAGTTCAAATTCCTTACGATGCCAGCCAGGAATTTGACGGCAAGGAACGTTCATTAGTTGAAATTGTGCCGCATCACTGGGTTCGTGCCAGTGAGGACGAAATTCCAATGTATCAAAAGCGTGCTCAGGAAGATTCCAGGTTAAAACAGTAA
- a CDS encoding ABC transporter ATP-binding protein: protein MENEKDVLEVRNLKINFNTYAGTVQAIRDVSFDLRKGETLAIVGESGSGKTVTTRSIMGLNSPNAVIDSGTIMFKGQDLLKKSRKQMDQIRGRDIAEIFQDPMTSLDPTMKIGKQIAEPLIIHKGMKREKAYAQALEMMKLVGIENAEQRINNYPHQFSGGMRQRIVIAIALVNYPEILIADEPTTALDVTIQAQILDLMKELQAKTNTSIIFITHDLGVVAGMADRVAVMYAGKIVEYGTVDEIFYNPKHPYTWGLLNSMPTMDTSGTELPSIPGTPPDLLDPPVGDAFAARNKYALKIDTEKQPPFFKVSDTHYAATWLLDKRAPKVTPPEPIIERQKHYAELVHQEINKSKGNHVEEQEEQL from the coding sequence ATGGAAAACGAAAAAGATGTTCTTGAGGTAAGAAATCTCAAAATCAACTTCAATACTTATGCCGGTACTGTTCAAGCGATTCGAGATGTGAGTTTTGATTTGAGAAAGGGTGAAACCCTGGCGATTGTTGGGGAATCCGGCTCAGGCAAAACGGTTACCACAAGAAGTATTATGGGATTGAACTCGCCCAATGCTGTGATTGACAGCGGAACAATTATGTTTAAGGGCCAAGATTTGTTAAAGAAGTCCCGCAAACAAATGGACCAGATTCGTGGTCGAGACATTGCCGAAATTTTCCAGGATCCAATGACATCATTGGACCCAACAATGAAAATCGGTAAGCAGATTGCCGAACCTTTGATTATTCATAAGGGCATGAAACGTGAAAAAGCTTATGCCCAAGCTTTGGAAATGATGAAGCTGGTTGGCATTGAAAATGCCGAACAGCGGATTAACAACTATCCTCACCAATTTTCAGGTGGGATGAGACAACGAATCGTTATTGCCATTGCCTTGGTGAACTATCCTGAAATTCTGATTGCTGATGAGCCAACGACTGCCTTGGATGTAACGATTCAAGCTCAGATCTTGGATTTGATGAAAGAATTGCAGGCCAAAACCAATACCTCAATTATTTTCATTACCCATGATTTGGGAGTGGTTGCCGGGATGGCTGATCGAGTGGCCGTTATGTATGCCGGCAAAATTGTCGAATACGGAACGGTTGACGAGATCTTCTATAATCCAAAGCATCCGTACACTTGGGGCTTGCTGAACTCGATGCCGACCATGGACACCAGCGGGACTGAGTTACCATCAATTCCAGGAACGCCACCCGATTTATTGGATCCACCAGTTGGGGATGCGTTTGCTGCGCGGAATAAATACGCCCTCAAAATTGACACCGAAAAGCAGCCGCCATTTTTCAAGGTATCTGATACCCATTATGCGGCAACTTGGTTACTCGACAAACGGGCACCCAAAGTGACGCCACCTGAACCAATCATCGAACGCCAGAAGCACTACGCCGAACTTGTTCATCAAGAAATTAATAAGAGCAAGGGGAATCATGTTGAAGAACAGGAGGAGCAACTGTGA
- a CDS encoding ABC transporter permease, whose protein sequence is MADNAKQTSADDFTPIAGADRAKLDDEKIATPSLTFLQDSWRRLRKNKAAMIALVILIILFILAFFSFLFETHNPNATNPNFANLPPKIPGIDINGFNGTIDQSGQRVNAYAQAHAGNHFYILGTDYLGRDLFSRILYGTRISLEIALIASFFDLAFGVVYGITSGWIGGRVDTLMQRIIEIMLSIPNLVVMVLLILVLKPGMTAIILSIAITSWINMARLVRAQTLELKNQEFILAARTLGESSWKIAFKHLLPNLSSVIIINLMFTIPTAIFFEAFLSYIGIGISAPQASLGTLINDGQKNFQFLPYQMWYPAIVLSVLMIAFNILGDGLRDALDPKSRE, encoded by the coding sequence ATGGCAGACAATGCAAAACAAACTTCAGCTGACGATTTTACACCGATTGCCGGTGCCGATCGTGCTAAGCTGGACGACGAAAAAATCGCAACGCCATCTTTAACTTTCTTACAAGACTCGTGGCGTCGATTGCGGAAGAATAAAGCAGCAATGATTGCTTTGGTGATTTTAATCATTCTCTTTATTTTAGCTTTCTTCTCATTTTTATTTGAAACACATAATCCAAATGCGACCAACCCGAACTTCGCGAACTTGCCGCCGAAGATTCCCGGTATTGATATTAACGGGTTTAACGGAACCATTGATCAATCCGGCCAACGGGTTAACGCTTATGCGCAGGCTCATGCCGGCAACCATTTCTACATTTTAGGAACGGATTACCTTGGTCGTGACCTGTTCTCAAGAATCTTATATGGAACGCGAATTTCCCTTGAAATTGCTTTGATTGCCAGTTTCTTCGATTTGGCATTTGGGGTGGTTTACGGCATTACTTCAGGTTGGATCGGCGGCCGGGTTGATACCTTGATGCAACGAATCATCGAAATCATGCTGTCAATTCCTAACCTGGTTGTGATGGTTCTGTTAATCCTGGTCTTGAAGCCAGGAATGACCGCAATTATCCTGTCAATTGCGATTACCAGTTGGATTAACATGGCCCGGCTGGTCCGGGCGCAGACGCTGGAACTGAAGAACCAGGAATTTATCCTGGCGGCCCGAACGTTGGGTGAAAGTTCTTGGAAGATTGCCTTTAAGCATTTATTGCCTAACTTGAGTAGTGTGATCATCATTAACTTGATGTTTACCATTCCAACTGCAATCTTCTTCGAAGCCTTCCTGTCATACATCGGAATTGGTATCAGTGCCCCTCAGGCATCACTTGGTACGTTGATTAACGATGGTCAGAAGAACTTCCAGTTCCTGCCTTATCAGATGTGGTATCCAGCGATCGTTCTTTCAGTCTTAATGATTGCATTTAATATCTTGGGTGATGGGCTTCGTGATGCCCTTGATCCAAAGAGTAGAGAGTAG